From the bacterium genome, the window GAGCAGAAGATGGTGCGGTTCGTGCGGGACCTGGTGGCGATTCCGTCCGAGTCGGCGGAGGAAGGCCGGGTGATCGAGCGGATACGCCGGGAGATGCAGAAGACACGGGCTTTCGATCACATCTGGACGGACCCCATGGGCAACCTCCTGGGCTGCATCGGCCCCATGCCCGGGCGAGGGCCGCGCGATCGGAAGCGCAAGCTCATCGCCATCGACGCCCATGTCGACACGGTCGGCATCGGTGACCGGTCGGAATGGAAGCACGATCCTTACCAAGGGAAGGTGGAGCGTGGTCGCGTGTGGGGGCGCGGCGCGGGCGATCAGGAGGGAGCGGTGCCCGCGATGGTCTATGCCGCGAAGATCCTCCGGGAGCTGGATGTCGACACGTCGGAGTACACGCTGCTGTTCACCTTCACGGTGATGGAGGAAGACTGCGACGGCCTGTGCTGGCAGTACATCATCGGCGAGACCGGGATCCGTCCGGACGCGGTCGTGGTGACGGACTCGACCGATTGCCAGATCCTGCGCGGGCATCGCGGACGAATGGAGATCGGCGTGACGTGCACCGGGCGCTCGTGCCACGGCTCGATGCCCGAGAAGGGCGACAACGCGGTGTACAAGATCGCGAGCGTGGTGCGGGAGATCGAGAAGCTCAACCGCCGGTTGAAGAAGGACCGGTTCCTGGGAAAGGGAACGATCACGGTCAGCTACGTGGATTGCAAGACGCCGAGCCTGTGCGCGGTGCCTGGTCAGGCCTACATCCATCTGGATCGCCGGCTGACGCAGGGCGAGAGCAAGACGTCCGCCGTGCGCGAAGTACGTGACGCCGTGAGGCGGACCGGGGTCCGGGCCAAGGTCGAGGTGCTGCGCTACGCGCGGCCGAGCTACACGGGCCTGGTCTACGAGACGCAGAAGTACTTCCCGACGTGGTGCGCGCCCGAGGATGCGTTGCAGGTCAGGGCGGCGATCAAGGCGCATCGCTCGGTGCTGGGCACGGCGCCCACCGTGCACCGGTGGACGTTCAGCACCAACGCGGTGGCAATCGCCGGGATGCACGGGATCCCCTGCGTCGGCTTCGGCCCCGCGCCGGAGAACGTGGCGCACACGGTGAACGACTCCGTGCCGATCGCACACATGGTGAAGTGCGCCGCGTTCTACGCGGGGTTCGGACAGGCGTACTGTGATCTGGCCGCCCGTCGCGCGAACAAGACGCCCATGACGTTCAGAACGAAGAAGGGCTGACACCGCCATGACGACGCTGAAGGGCCGGGACTACATCGAGACACAGGATCTCTCGTTGGACGAGCTGCGACTGCTGCTGGAGATGTCGGCGGAGCTCAAGGAGAAGTTCCATCGCGGGGAGCCCACGCTGCTCCTGCCGAATCAAACCGCGTACCTACTCTTCTTCGACAAGTCAACGCGAACCCGGAACGCATTCGAGGCGGGCATGACGCAGCTCGGGGGACACGCCCACTTCATCGACTCCTCGTCGACGCAGATCAGCCACGGGGAGACGGCGGCGGACACGGGCAGGATCCTGGCGGCGATGGGACACGGTATCTGCGTTCGGCATGATCTGATCCCGGGGGCGGGAAACAGGTACATGCGCGAGATGGCCGAAGCGGCCAACGTGCCGATCATCAACATGCAATGCGACGTGGATCATCCCACACAGACGCTGGCGGACCTGCTCACGATCCGCGAGCACTTCGGGAGCGAGTTCCGCGGCAAGATTGCGGTGTCGTGGGCCCACGCGCCCTCGTATGCAAAGCCGCTCAGCGTGCCGCAGGGTCTGATCACGCTGATGACGCGCTTCGGGATGGACGTGGTGCTCGCGCATCCGCCCGGGTACGACCTGATCGACCGCACGGTGGAGGCAGCCCGGGCGAATGCGGCGGAGTCGGGCGGGTCGTTCGAGATCGTGGACGACATGGATGCCGCGTTCGAAGGGGCGGACATCGTGTATCCGAAGAGCTGGGGAGCACGTGACCTGATGCTCGCCCGGCTGGATGCGACGAGCCAGGAGGAGATCGACGAGAACGAGCGAGCGTGCCTGGCGATGAACGCCCGGCACGAGGATTGGATCTGCGACGAGCGCCGGATGGAGCTCGCGCGGGATCACGCGGTGTACATGCACTGCCTTCCGGCCGATCGCGGATTCGAGGTGACCGACGCGGTGATCGACGGACCGCAGTCGATCGTCTTCCCGGAGGCGGAGAATCGACTGCACACCGCCAAGGCGATCATGGCCGCCACCATGCGCGAGCGCCCGTTCTGAACCTTTCCCCTTGGTCGGGTCGATCCGGGTCGGTTGATCGACCCGCGTGATCTCACCGGCCGGATCAGACGAGCTCGAGTTCGCCGTCGTCGTTCAAGGCGTACTCGAAGTAGAACCATCGCTTCTTGAGCGAGCCCGTCTCGAGCTTGAAGGCGGTGATGAGCCGCCGGCCGTCCGTCTTGACGTAGATTGCGCCGTAGACGTCGACGTTCGTGCGGGCCAGACGATCGACCCGCTCCAGCGCATCCTCCTTGCGCGCGTCCGTCGGGTTGTCGGCGAGCTCCCCGATCTTGTTCTTCAGCGCCGCCACGTCGTCCGGATCCTCGACCTCACGCGTCGATCGCTGCAGCTCCGTCGACAGCAGCACCGGGGACGCGCCGCGCCCGAATCGTCCCAGCCGGCCCAGCAGGTCGGGGCGCGGGTGAACGTGCCCCTCGGCGTCGCCGGACGAGATGATGAACGCGGCGGGATTCACGGTCTCCATGAACTCGTCGGTGACCTTCTCCGAGCCGTGGTGACACACCTTCATGATGTCGCTGCGGAGGATCGCGGCCGCGGCGGCGATCATGGCCTTGCTCGCGTCGCTGCCGCGCGTCGGAAAACTCTCGATTCCAGCGTAGTGCGTCAGCAGCCGCTTCTCGGCGGGGATGTTGAGATCGCCGCCGAAGAGGACGCTGAAGTCTCCGAAGACGAGCCGCAGCAGCACCGAGTGACCGTTCTTGAACTTGCCGTAATCGCCGCTGATCTTCCGCAGGCGCGGATTCCCGGCGTCGTCGAACTCCGCGATCGGCCCGAGCACCTCGATCGTGTAGCCGCGGTTGTCCGACGGCGCGAAGTCCGGCATGTACGAGCGGTCGTTCTCGATCGTCCCATGGGCCGTGGAGAGCATGCCGAAGTTCATGATCTTCGGGTTCTGCAGCGCGGCGTGCATGACCGGCGGGAACTCGAACCTCCCGAAGTTCGTGTCATCGCTGAAGTGCTGCTCGATGGCTTCACGGTCCACGGCGAGATCCCGGGCGTACTCGATGCCCGTCACGGAGTCGGCGTGCAGCCCGCCGACCTTCTCGAACTTGCCGCTCACCGCGCGCTCGACGAGCCCGCTCTGGTAGATGTGCGCGAAGCCGATATCCGAATCCTCGAAGATCGCCTCGAAGCCCCGGTAGTGGTCCGAGTCCGGGTGCGTGATCACCGCCGCCTCGAAGTCGAAACCGCGATAGGCCTTGAAGCGGGCGTTCAGGAACCGGAGCATGTTGTCCTTCTCACCGGCATCGATCACGATGATCCGCTCGTTCTCGCCCCGCTCC encodes:
- a CDS encoding YgeY family selenium metabolism-linked hydrolase; this encodes EQKMVRFVRDLVAIPSESAEEGRVIERIRREMQKTRAFDHIWTDPMGNLLGCIGPMPGRGPRDRKRKLIAIDAHVDTVGIGDRSEWKHDPYQGKVERGRVWGRGAGDQEGAVPAMVYAAKILRELDVDTSEYTLLFTFTVMEEDCDGLCWQYIIGETGIRPDAVVVTDSTDCQILRGHRGRMEIGVTCTGRSCHGSMPEKGDNAVYKIASVVREIEKLNRRLKKDRFLGKGTITVSYVDCKTPSLCAVPGQAYIHLDRRLTQGESKTSAVREVRDAVRRTGVRAKVEVLRYARPSYTGLVYETQKYFPTWCAPEDALQVRAAIKAHRSVLGTAPTVHRWTFSTNAVAIAGMHGIPCVGFGPAPENVAHTVNDSVPIAHMVKCAAFYAGFGQAYCDLAARRANKTPMTFRTKKG
- a CDS encoding ornithine carbamoyltransferase, which translates into the protein MTTLKGRDYIETQDLSLDELRLLLEMSAELKEKFHRGEPTLLLPNQTAYLLFFDKSTRTRNAFEAGMTQLGGHAHFIDSSSTQISHGETAADTGRILAAMGHGICVRHDLIPGAGNRYMREMAEAANVPIINMQCDVDHPTQTLADLLTIREHFGSEFRGKIAVSWAHAPSYAKPLSVPQGLITLMTRFGMDVVLAHPPGYDLIDRTVEAARANAAESGGSFEIVDDMDAAFEGADIVYPKSWGARDLMLARLDATSQEEIDENERACLAMNARHEDWICDERRMELARDHAVYMHCLPADRGFEVTDAVIDGPQSIVFPEAENRLHTAKAIMAATMRERPF